AGCGGGGTATCGGCGACCGCGCGGAGGCGATGATCGACGCGCTCGCGCTGCGCGAGAAGATCACTTTCCCGCAGGCGCTGCGCCGCGTGGACGAGGCGTACGGCATGGCGGCCCGCTCCGCCAACGCCGTCAAGCGCTTCAACGTGCTCATGGAGGAGCTGCGTACGGTTGTCGACTCGGGCGCGGGTCCGGCGGTGGTGCTGGAGGCGGTCCTCGAGCGGACCGGATATCTCGCCGAACTGCAGGCGTCCACCGACCCGCAGGACGAGACCCGTATCGAGAACCTTCAGGAACTGGCCGCCGTGGCGCTCGAGTTCGAGCAGGAGCGCGGCGAGGAGGACGGCGCGGGCACACTCGCCGAGTTCTTGGAGAAGGTGGCTCTCGTCGCCGACTCCGACCAGATCCCGGACGAGGACGAGGAGGGGGCCGGTGTCATCACGCTGATGACGCTGCACACTGCCAAGGGCCTCGAATTCCCGGTGGTGTTCCTGACCGGCATGGAGGACGGCGTCTTCCCGCACATGCGCGCCCTCGGCCAGGCGAAGGAGCTGGAGGAGGAGCGGCGGCTGGCGTACGTCGGAATTACGCGCGCCCGCGAGCGTCTCTATCTGACACGGTCGTCGATGCGCAGTGCGTGGGGTCAGCCCTCGTACAACCCGCCGTCGCGGTTCCTGGAGGAGATCCCGGGCCGCCACCTGGAGTGGAAGCGGACGGGCCCGATGGCCGCGGCCGCCGGTCCGACGTCCGGCATCGCCTCGTCGCTGTCGTCGTCGCGCTCGCGGTCGGGCGGCGGTGCTTCGGGATTCGCCACGCGGCGTACGAGCGACAAGCCGGTGATCGCGCTGGTGGTCGGCGACAGGGTCACGCACGACCAGTTCGGTCTGGGGACCGTGGTGGAGGTGAGGGGCTCGGGCGCGGACGCACAGGCGACGATCGACTTCGGGGACACCAAGCCGAAGCGGCTGCTTCTGCGGTACGCGCCGGTCGAGAAGCTGTAGCCGGCTTCGGCGTTACGTCGGTGGTCGCTTCGGCTGAGTCGCCGTTACGACGCACTGGCGTTACGCCGCGCTGTTGTTGCGTCGCTCCCTCGTTACGCCGCGCTTTTGCTACGTCGCGCTGTTGTTACGTCGGGTCGAGGCCGTGGCTGCGAAGCCACGGCAGCGGGTCGATCGCCGAGCCGCCGCCCGGCCGGACCTCGAAGTGGAGGTGCGGTCCGGTGGAGTTGCCGGAGTTGCCCGAGTATGCGATGACGTCACCGGCCTTGACTGATCCGGAGCGGATCTTGGTGCTGCTGAGGTGGCAGTACCAGGTCTCGGTGCCGTCGGGTGCGGTGACGATGGCCATGTTGCCGTAGGCGCTGTTCCACTGCGTACGAACGGTGCCGTCGGTCGCGGCCATCACCTCGGTGCCGTACGACACCGGGAAGTCGATGCCGGTGTGCACGGACATCCAGTTGACGCCGGCCTGGCCGTAGTACGCGCTCAGGCCCTGACGTTCCACCGGCAGTACGAACTTGGGGCGCATGGCCTCGCGGCGCTTGGCCTCGTCCTCGCGCTTCTTCTTCTCCGCCTCCTGGCGCGCCTTGAGATCGAGGCGTTCCTGGGTGCGCGACGCACGGTCGCCGAAGTCGCGGGCGTCGGCGCTGAGAGCGGCGAGCTGCGTGTCCATCTTGTTGTTGGCGGCGACGGGCTTCACTGAGGCCGGATCGGCGGCCGCCAGACTGGTCGTGTCCTTGGTGTCGCTGTCGCTGCCGGCGAGGCCGCCGACGGAGGCGGCAGCGATACCGGCGACGCCCATGACGCAGGCGGAGGGCACGGCGACAGTGAGGAGCGCCGAGCGCTTGGCGGGGGTACGGCGGCGGCCTCGGCTTCCGCCGGAACGGCGGACCGGGCGGGGCGTGACGGGTGCGACGGGGGTGAGGGCTTCCGGCTCGAACTCGCCCTCGGGGTCGAGTTCGGCTGCGGGCTCGGCCTCGGTGTCGAACTCCGTCTCGAACTCGAACTCGGCGTCGATGCCGGTGTCGGCCTCGTCGGCGGTGCCGTGCTGAGGCTCC
This portion of the Streptomyces sp. NBC_01750 genome encodes:
- a CDS encoding peptidoglycan DD-metalloendopeptidase family protein produces the protein MNDQHAHAGYVGYDEYSTGSFDADPLFGALPGSYEAGHSGQHDSSQWNTGSHQTAGYDVYATQQAQQPQQTQQFPQYDMTGQYDTTGQYDTTGQWGTAGQHDTTGQYETTGQYDTAGEYDATGQWDAGAWNQTAQTGQYETAAATFAYDATGQWAAPAFDTGSYDATAWNTGAEAHVPQQFTPEQEFSPAPEFTVDAGYETGYDSPAEYQPDLQAEYQPDLQAEAHFQPEPQHGTADEADTGIDAEFEFETEFDTEAEPAAELDPEGEFEPEALTPVAPVTPRPVRRSGGSRGRRRTPAKRSALLTVAVPSACVMGVAGIAAASVGGLAGSDSDTKDTTSLAAADPASVKPVAANNKMDTQLAALSADARDFGDRASRTQERLDLKARQEAEKKKREDEAKRREAMRPKFVLPVERQGLSAYYGQAGVNWMSVHTGIDFPVSYGTEVMAATDGTVRTQWNSAYGNMAIVTAPDGTETWYCHLSSTKIRSGSVKAGDVIAYSGNSGNSTGPHLHFEVRPGGGSAIDPLPWLRSHGLDPT